A window of the Vibrio ostreae genome harbors these coding sequences:
- a CDS encoding GNAT family N-acetyltransferase/peptidase C39 family protein, protein MDFRHAKDSDLSALNALEQQLFEGDKISPRQMKRFLHSDQAILLVADAGEELAGYALLLFHQGTQLSRLYSIAVKPDFRGRRIAQTLVEQCERAALDQGSTTLRLEVREDNIAAIKLYEKMSYKTLKLLIHYYDDLCDGRRMQKRLTPHGPKVLLPMPLYVQTTPFTCGAACLLMSFSCLDDSFEPSRVKEMQLWREATTIFMAAGHGGCSGQGLALAAARRGFHVELWSQSRSTPFIDSVRDANKKEVIELVHQDFCRQLLEEDVETIDAPPTQAQLEEWVNQGACVLLLISTYRFDGKKEPHWIVLSGMSEKFFFFHDPHAESEDHAVASGYVPVGKKALSQILGFGKQKQIACVVISRRES, encoded by the coding sequence ATGGACTTTCGTCATGCGAAAGACTCTGATCTCTCTGCGCTCAATGCATTAGAACAACAGCTGTTTGAAGGCGATAAAATTTCTCCGCGTCAAATGAAGCGCTTTTTACACTCCGACCAGGCGATCTTGTTGGTGGCTGATGCCGGTGAGGAACTGGCTGGATATGCATTGTTGTTGTTTCATCAAGGTACACAGCTATCAAGGTTGTATTCGATTGCCGTTAAACCTGATTTCAGAGGACGGAGGATTGCTCAGACTTTAGTTGAGCAATGCGAGCGTGCCGCTCTTGATCAAGGCTCTACTACATTACGGCTAGAAGTTCGTGAAGACAATATAGCAGCCATTAAATTATATGAAAAAATGAGCTATAAAACTTTGAAGCTATTGATCCATTACTATGACGATTTATGTGATGGACGTCGCATGCAAAAGCGTTTGACGCCCCATGGCCCGAAAGTTCTGCTACCGATGCCGTTATACGTTCAGACCACCCCTTTTACCTGCGGCGCGGCTTGTCTGTTAATGAGTTTCTCCTGCCTGGATGACAGCTTTGAACCAAGCCGGGTGAAAGAGATGCAGTTGTGGCGTGAGGCGACCACGATTTTCATGGCGGCCGGGCACGGCGGCTGCAGCGGACAAGGGCTGGCTCTGGCGGCGGCGCGGCGCGGCTTTCACGTTGAGTTATGGAGTCAGTCACGCAGCACACCGTTTATCGACAGTGTGCGTGATGCGAATAAAAAAGAAGTGATTGAGCTGGTTCATCAGGATTTTTGCCGCCAGTTGCTGGAAGAAGATGTTGAAACCATTGACGCACCGCCAACCCAGGCTCAGCTTGAGGAGTGGGTAAATCAGGGCGCTTGTGTGTTGCTGCTGATCAGTACCTATCGTTTTGACGGCAAGAAAGAGCCGCACTGGATCGTGTTGAGCGGGATGAGTGAGAAGTTTTTCTTTTTCCACGATCCGCATGCCGAGTCGGAAGATCATGCAGTGGCGTCCGGCTATGTGCCGGTTGGTAAAAAAGCCTTGTCACAGATCCTCGGGTTCGGCAAGCAAAAACAGATTGCTTGTGTGGTGATCAGTCGGCGCGAATCCTGA
- a CDS encoding RimK family protein: MANLLIVTDQASDWQQYFPSEQVISVDQYLDADWKNNHRSLQVVNLCRDYDYMSAGYYCSLMAEARGHRVIPRVMAINDINQPFLLSSGLLKLNKLCKNTETIACKIYFGRTPEPGLDKLARHLFEQFMVPVIELEMTKGQGQWQISKIAPFPFQDLNDPEQDFFIESLELFSTKVWRKPKQEKKYRYDIAMLVDEEEKMPPSDASALKRFRRAANRLGMNLENISPDDLSRLGEFDGLFIRATTNISNYTYRFAKTAEKMGLVVMDDSESIMKCTNKVFLTELLQRNNVPAPKSVILQSFDPDWQAHLQQHLEFPMVLKIPDGAFSRGVVKVRNEQELEKEAAALFEKSALILAQAFMPTDYDWRIGVMNRQPIFACKYMMSRGHWQIYQHHNSGRVSSGGFETLDLKQVPKTVVDVAVKAANLIGGGLYGVDLKEIDGQVYVIEVNDNPSIDHHVEDAFLGDLLYDRVMTEFLRRIQMRGF; encoded by the coding sequence ATGGCAAACCTTTTAATCGTGACCGATCAGGCCAGTGACTGGCAACAGTACTTCCCTTCCGAACAAGTGATCAGTGTCGATCAATACCTGGATGCGGACTGGAAAAACAACCACCGCAGCCTGCAGGTCGTCAACCTGTGTCGCGATTATGACTACATGAGCGCCGGCTATTACTGCTCGCTGATGGCGGAAGCGCGCGGTCACCGCGTGATTCCGCGCGTGATGGCGATTAATGATATTAATCAGCCATTTTTGCTCTCATCCGGACTGCTTAAACTCAATAAGCTGTGCAAAAACACCGAGACTATCGCGTGTAAGATTTATTTCGGCCGCACACCGGAGCCCGGCCTGGACAAACTGGCCCGTCACCTGTTTGAGCAGTTTATGGTCCCGGTAATAGAACTGGAAATGACCAAGGGTCAGGGCCAGTGGCAAATTAGCAAAATCGCCCCGTTCCCGTTCCAGGACCTCAATGATCCGGAGCAGGATTTCTTCATCGAATCGCTCGAGCTGTTCTCGACCAAGGTGTGGCGCAAACCCAAACAAGAGAAAAAATACCGCTACGACATCGCTATGCTGGTCGATGAAGAAGAGAAAATGCCGCCATCAGATGCCTCGGCCCTGAAACGTTTTCGCCGCGCCGCCAACCGTTTAGGCATGAACCTGGAAAACATTTCACCGGATGACTTGTCACGTCTGGGCGAATTTGACGGCCTGTTTATCCGCGCCACCACCAACATCAGTAACTACACTTATCGCTTTGCCAAAACCGCAGAAAAAATGGGCCTGGTGGTGATGGACGACTCAGAGTCGATCATGAAATGTACCAACAAGGTATTTCTGACCGAACTGCTGCAACGCAATAATGTGCCGGCACCGAAAAGCGTGATCCTGCAAAGCTTTGACCCGGACTGGCAGGCCCATCTGCAGCAGCATCTTGAGTTTCCTATGGTGCTGAAGATCCCTGACGGCGCGTTTTCACGTGGCGTGGTTAAAGTGCGTAATGAACAGGAGCTGGAGAAGGAAGCCGCGGCGCTGTTTGAAAAGAGCGCGCTGATTCTGGCACAGGCCTTTATGCCAACCGACTACGACTGGCGCATTGGCGTGATGAACCGCCAACCGATATTTGCCTGTAAGTACATGATGAGCCGTGGTCACTGGCAGATTTATCAGCACCACAACAGCGGCCGCGTTTCATCGGGTGGTTTCGAAACTCTCGATCTGAAACAAGTACCGAAAACGGTGGTCGACGTGGCGGTCAAAGCGGCTAACTTAATTGGTGGCGGTTTGTATGGTGTTGACTTAAAAGAAATTGACGGCCAAGTTTATGTTATTGAAGTCAACGATAACCCAAGTATTGATCACCACGTTGAAGACGCCTTCCTGGGCGATCTGCTCTATGACCGGGTGATGACTGAGTTTTTACGCCGCATTCAGATGCGTGGTTTCTAA
- a CDS encoding NnrS family protein — MLNIVDRQAEERIPAILRSGFRPLFLLGCAYALIAVGAWVVMFQHGQPQWLVVPALWWHVHEMLFGFAMAIVAGFLLTAVQNWTSIPATKGWRLALIVGLWLLVRLLLWTPLPLWLAASIEALFLALTAYEVGIRLVRARGWRNLFFIPLLAVAIGANFASYATIKGVAPFAAAAVWQAMLWWFTLLLAVMGGRVIPFFTARRFQFESKPSLVWLEWFANAPLLALFILSFFPLTAESVARPLMLVAGAAQLLRWWRWQPWRTLSEPLVWSLHAAYLCIPLSLLLRGAIDQPWFAHNMLHLLAIGALAGLILAMVARVSMGHTGRAIYQGPDMSLAFGALLLAAVLRSLGVALLPAYVLWWVNLSALLWIAAFGLFMLRFAPMLLMSRADGHPG; from the coding sequence ATGCTGAATATTGTCGACAGACAGGCCGAGGAGCGAATCCCGGCGATTTTACGCTCGGGTTTTCGGCCATTGTTTTTGCTGGGGTGTGCCTATGCTTTGATTGCGGTCGGAGCCTGGGTTGTCATGTTTCAACATGGTCAGCCGCAATGGCTGGTGGTGCCGGCTCTATGGTGGCATGTGCATGAAATGCTGTTTGGCTTTGCGATGGCGATCGTGGCCGGCTTTCTGCTCACTGCAGTGCAGAACTGGACCTCGATTCCCGCCACGAAAGGTTGGCGCCTGGCGCTGATTGTCGGGCTGTGGCTGTTGGTGCGTCTTCTGCTCTGGACGCCGCTGCCGCTGTGGCTTGCGGCCAGTATTGAAGCGCTGTTTCTGGCTTTGACTGCCTATGAGGTCGGGATTCGCCTGGTGCGTGCCCGCGGCTGGCGCAATCTGTTTTTTATCCCGTTACTGGCCGTTGCGATCGGCGCTAACTTTGCCAGTTATGCCACGATAAAAGGTGTGGCGCCGTTTGCTGCTGCGGCAGTGTGGCAGGCGATGTTATGGTGGTTTACCTTGCTGCTGGCAGTGATGGGCGGGCGGGTGATCCCGTTTTTTACTGCGCGCCGCTTTCAGTTCGAAAGCAAACCGTCCCTCGTGTGGCTGGAATGGTTCGCCAACGCGCCGTTGCTGGCGCTGTTTATTTTGAGCTTTTTTCCGTTAACGGCTGAGAGTGTTGCGCGTCCGCTGATGCTTGTAGCCGGCGCGGCTCAGTTACTGCGCTGGTGGCGTTGGCAGCCCTGGCGCACGCTAAGTGAGCCGTTGGTGTGGTCGCTGCATGCGGCTTATCTGTGTATACCGCTTAGTCTGCTGTTACGCGGCGCAATTGACCAGCCTTGGTTTGCTCATAATATGCTGCATTTGCTGGCTATCGGTGCGCTGGCCGGCTTGATTCTGGCTATGGTTGCCCGGGTGTCGATGGGCCATACCGGACGGGCCATTTATCAGGGGCCGGATATGAGCCTGGCGTTTGGCGCGCTGCTGCTGGCCGCTGTGCTGCGTAGCTTAGGCGTTGCGCTGCTGCCGGCGTATGTGTTGTGGTGGGTGAACCTCAGTGCCTTGCTGTGGATTGCGGCGTTCGGGCTGTTTATGCTGCGTTTTGCGCCTATGCTGCTCATGTCGCGCGCTGATGGTCATCCGGGGTAA